AACCTGACAATTTTAACTTTGTGTTTATTCTGAAAATTAtgtctatgtaaatatatattaactgtaaTAACAGTATGGACAACAGCATACCTACGTActatttagttaataaaaaaaaaatacttttttttttaactttaattataaatttgaaaaaaacattttttatttgttactgcagtcatcatcatcatcatcatcatcgtcattaATGTTATCATCTTTTAATATACTGGAGTTTGTTACTTTGTTTTGGCTTATTGCATGTTCTGCATGTTGGAACATAACAGTCTTCATAAGGATACACTTTGTCATGTGACATGTGCATGGTACTGGATGTTCAACTTCCTCTGGATCTTGTAATGTTAGCTGAAGTGTGTATCTGCAAGTTTATAtacctattaatataaataaagctatcattttatataataaataataaaaaatattaataaatgctatcattttagaaaatataattatttattactggtATATCCAGCACCagcaatttattaattgtttgaaTTCAATCTTCTATAATAACTTGGACTGTTCTTATGCATACTTTGggcacaatttatatttaaaaaaagcttaaatatcaaaataatgtataatgttaaacatacctaaaatgtaatttataacaaatattgatttatcaATAAAACTTACCGCCTGGAGTTAAATTGATCTCTATTCATATCCAGCTGAAATGAAATAGGTTCCTGTTCCTCTACATTCTGCTCTTCGGGTAAAAGTATAACTGTTTGTTTCCAATGTGTCACGGGACTATCTGGTccagtttttaaaacaattctaCTATTCTTTGATAATTCAGGGAAATTACACTCGAACCAGACACATATGCCTTGATACTGTCCATTTTTACTTGCACctaaatgataatatttgaaatttattaaaaattaaaatttaactaaagtCTTAAAGAACTTACAATATTATtggtaaacattatttttaatcacaCTATATAgcactacataaaaaaaaattatacatattatattaaaatgaatttaatatttaagccatattaataaaaataaaaaaaataaatgtataatcatATAGAATGAAAGTATATAACTGAAATATTgtttatggatatatatatatatatatatatatatatatatatattcttcaaTACATTCATTTTTCATACAGTTCCATTAAATGACAGCAAACTGACTTAAAGATATGTTCTAATATTTAGGGAGATCATAATGATCATTatcatatatacttatattatgtaaaagttgCTTTGGATACAAACCTACAACATGCTGAATGCTATAAGAGTCGAGATCCTTAGGAGTATCTTCTCTTAAATTAATCCATGCTATAGCTACCTCTGTACCAAGGAGgtcttcttttttaatttgcattatCTCAGGTTTATCACTTTTAATTGATCTTAGGTGTTTGGAAAATTTTGATAGTGAAACACCATGAAAGTCTTGCCACTTGTTGTATAAATCAGGGACACTAAAAAATGTACATCTATACATAATGACATATGGTTCTGTTAATGAATAAGCATGCATTGTGCATTGCATATAAAAATTAGCTTCCAATTTATAACAGACAAAAatcatatatgattatatatcttgttaatgtttttaaagttgTATTCTTCATCACAAACAATCCAgcagaaaaaaaatactaataaaaaaactgtttttttttactgtgaCATAATCCACATACTCCCTTTTGAACTAATAGtggtataatgttaaatataacttgttttatttaagaagataataaataatctatgtTTAAGATGgaacaagttaaaaaaaattttagcaCATGATTTGTAAAGTATTGTTTACACAATATAattgatatgtatataatttgcaGTGTATATGCCCTTCAGTCACTCAGTGttatagacaaaaaataaatacctagctaaattacattaatataaaatctcaCCTACATGGAGCTACATAGATGATAGCACTTTCTGGAAACATTTCACCATCAGGTTTAAGGAACTTATCTCTAGCTGCAAGTACTGAATCTAGCATTCCCTCATGGAGTAAATAGAAGCCCATCCACTCTGATACTATTGCATCAACCTTGATATCTCCTGGCAAAATTATATCTTCTACTTTACCGTGCAGAACCTGTTGTCAATAATAAggtataaaaaatctatttatatttctaagtaTTATTGTACATTTAACCATTTCAAGCAACCTCtataatttcttcaaaattgtTTTCCTTGACTATTTCCTTCGCTAAATTTGCCATATTGCTAGCCTCTACTGCATATACTTTTTTAGCACCAGCTTGGGCACAAAATATTGAGAGAATACCTGTGCCACAACCAACATCCATTACCACTTTATCCTTAAAATACGATTTGTTTTCTAAAATTGCCTTTTTATAGCTCTCAGTTCTAGGGTTGTCCTCCAGCATAAGCCTatgtatctaaaatataaatatcattcagATAACTGATgccgaaatataaaaaaacaggtatcattttaattttaggttataattttatacctcTAAATCTTCATAACTAGTAAAATACTGATTGTGTGAAATGTCCATttccattttgtttatttaaagaagcaattatatatttatttcctagataatatttcaattactatttatcaattatatacacCATACATTTGAAATCATCAAGCACTGTCATTAAACGTCATGCGTCAAGTCAAACATCAGTCGTCAACTTTAAAATATAGCAAGTCCTGTGACAGATGTCATCGAAATCTATCATTTTGCGACAGTACCGTAGACAAAGAAACCAATAGACCAACGGGTCGTGAAGCTGCcgttgagacagagatagtttgtcaatgttgcGTATAATGTTACCATAGTAACTGTATTCTCTGTTTTgggatataaataattttcaggatttaattaaaacaaaatgaggttattaaattttgctttttaatatttattatacatttttccaattaaaatacttttgtgttttaattaataacaataaaatagtatgatgtaaaaaaaattacagttgCTAGCCCAATTTACGTAGCCAAAATAGCGAAATGTCAACCAAAAGATTGCCATATAAAGATATGGCCACAGAGTACGTAACCAAGCACTTACCACTTATATTTGACTAGAGACAACTCTACTCTAATTTACTATCTATGATTATTAAAGCGACTCTGTCACTTTGCTTTCTGCTACAACTTCAAGATAAACTTGTAAATGTGATTTGTGAACAAGTTTCGATTCCATCTTTTAGGCATGCAGAAATATTATTTCTgctgattattattatgagtgaactgtg
This genomic stretch from Nymphalis io chromosome 17, ilAglIoxx1.1, whole genome shotgun sequence harbors:
- the LOC126775109 gene encoding uncharacterized protein LOC126775109, yielding MEMDISHNQYFTSYEDLEIHRLMLEDNPRTESYKKAILENKSYFKDKVVMDVGCGTGILSIFCAQAGAKKVYAVEASNMANLAKEIVKENNFEEIIEVLHGKVEDIILPGDIKVDAIVSEWMGFYLLHEGMLDSVLAARDKFLKPDGEMFPESAIIYVAPCSVPDLYNKWQDFHGVSLSKFSKHLRSIKSDKPEIMQIKKEDLLGTEVAIAWINLREDTPKDLDSYSIQHVVGASKNGQYQGICVWFECNFPELSKNSRIVLKTGPDSPVTHWKQTVILLPEEQNVEEQEPISFQLDMNRDQFNSRRYTLQLTLQDPEEVEHPVPCTCHMTKCILMKTVMFQHAEHAISQNKVTNSSILKDDNINDDDDDDDDDCSNK